The Osmerus eperlanus chromosome 1, fOsmEpe2.1, whole genome shotgun sequence genome includes the window TGAAAACGGTTGATCACAGAGCACAGCGTGATTGGGTGAGTTCATTGCTGTTTGCTTCCGGGTACAGGTTTGCAACACAATATTACATACATTCAAATGTAGTGTGGTAAAATACAATTTTATAtgcatataaatatatatatataattaaaaaaaatactgacGTTTTGGTCTGATTGAAATGTCACAGAATATTTACAAAGACCCTAAATAATGTTAGCTTTTGATTTAACACATGCTTGGTCCCCCTTCGCGAAAGGATTATTGGTTTAGTCATACCATTAAGGCAAAGCATTTTTCTTTTTACCTCTGCCAGACTTTTTATAATGCTAAAATCGATTTGAATGGGGGTTTAATCCAACAATATATTTAATAATATGAGGGAAACATGCCCATGCACAGTCAGTATGTATATCAATGTAAACATGTATATGAGTATCTGGTATAAATGAAACACCTCCTTCTTATTCTACCTTTAAGAAGTGTGAACAAATACAATTTCACAGTTTTGACAGTTTCTTTGCCACATACGATTTCACGTCTTACTTTGTATTTGCAACATACAACATGGTGAAGACAACGAGAGGACGCTGTAGACACTGCATAAAAGGATATTCTAATACGCCCTGCAGAAAGTGCAATCTCCGTCTCTGCTTTTCAGAGGGGAAAAAATACATTCTGAttcatcaaaatatgactgttggGTGATTATTATTAATGATATGTACATACTCTGACCATATAATTGGTAGGTAAATGTCATACAGGCACACAGTTGTCGACatacataataataatgtgtAACTTGCCAAATAATAGGGTCCTTCTCTCAGCGTAGTTTTTTTCCTCTTGAAGGGGACGTTTTACTCTTTGCTTATAGGCAGTAGAGGCAATAAGAGATTGAGTCTTAAATCCACCTTCAAATTATATTGCAACCTCCAAGACCCCACCTCAGTCCCTCCCACAGAAACTGACCTCTTTCTTGAACTGAAATCGCAAGATAACCATAATTCAATCTATCCAGAGAAAGTAGTCTACTTATGCATCTATTCTATTGTTAGAGTGTATAAAGAGATGTTTCTGGCCTTTCTGTTCCATGCTTTGGGTGGCTACCATCAATGCACAAATAAAGCTCTGTAATAGAAGCTCACTAGCACTGTATTGTATTTAGACCTATATTACAATTGCTGTCTGGCTTGGACAGAGTGATCAAGTTTACCCTCAGTGTgtaatgtgtaatgtacagaATAAAAAGTTGCTCTTGTACCCAGGGCATGTGCAGAAGCGCATGAGTCAACAGTTACTGCCAAACTATCATAAGAGAAACATGGACTTGTGAATAACAGTAAATGCATGCACAGTTTGTTGCTGTTGGACTTTATTCATATGACAAATAGATTGATATAACACTGAACAATTGTAAAGTAGAAGTTTGTCCAGATGTTAACTAAGGGTGACATACAAGTTTATACAATATTGTTTtacaaatgtatgtattttttgtaatgtatTTCAACTGGGACAATGTACATTTGCTTTCACAAATGCTTTTGCAACTCTTGGGAATAATCTTTCATTCAACAACACATGCAGTGTCGTAAGGAAGCTGCCTGAACTCAGATTGTGTAGGGAGTCCACACAAAATCATTCAACCCGTTTCCTCATTTACCATGTAACTTACCATGTAACTAAAAACATATTCAAATGAAGAGGGCACATTTGTTGCACAGTGAATGTGATTACTTACCAATATGCATCCTTTTGTTAACCCAATCCCTATTTGTTTGTGGAAATATCTTCAAATAACACTGCACTGTAACCTTTCCCTCTTGTGGTGCAGCAAACAAAGGCTCTTAAGTAAAAGTTTTTTGCTCCTCTGCATAGACCAAAACCATTACATAATTCTAATAACATGTAGTGGATTTAAATCCAATACTCTTTTATCTtttaagaaaaacaaaaacacaggcaGCTTAACAGGAAACCCTTTCCCATGGAGGATGCATGGTCATAGATCCTTCACACTGTGTCTTTTTCGTTCTCAataacacaccatcacacacacagctgctcttTCCTGTGCAGTACTTGCAGTCCTCTCTGAGCTACAGTACACGTTCCCTTCTGTGCTTCTGGATTCATGCAGGACAGTAGGACAGGAAAGGCCTGACAAAAACAAAGGAACACTGCCTGACTGTGCCCATCGTGACAATGTGAGAGATAACCACACAGTACATCAACATAGACTTGCAATAACACTAACTTGCTGTATTTCCTAGTTTAAAACTCAGATTAAAACATATCTGTTTAGAATAGCTTTTACTGATTGTATTCCTTGATCtgtatgtttgattgtattgttttcatcttgttgtttttttttgtgctgtaAGGTGTCCTAGAATGCCTTGAAAGGCCCCGGTGCCAAGGACATGCCACAGTCCACTATACAGGCCCTGGGCGGGCACCTGCTGCTTTCAGGGAAAAACCTGCTCCCACATTCAGTGCATGAgtcaaaacaacaataaaacatacacaagtgtagtgtagtaggctacatattTCGTTTCCAAGCCAACATTGGGGAAGAAAACAAAATGTGAAGATGAAATAACAAACATTTCTTTTAGCTTAGCTTCTTAAAGTACATTAAGTCACAGTGCCATTGTTGAGGATCATCTGGTGGCAAtcatacaaaaacaatttgAATCTGAAACATAGATATACTAGTACACAAATGATGACTTGGACTAGTGCGATACAGTGACAACATGTTTACTATGCCTCTACATTATACTTTAGAGTTAATTTAGGATATAAAAGGCTAAGAGCACAAGTTTTAGTCAACTATTCCAAATATCATCCATTGTCACATAAATATCCAAATATCCTAACCATGGTAGAGAAACATTGGCTTTGTGATTACATAAAAAAGAGACCCAGACATAGTAGTACATTGAGTTGTTATTAAAAAAACAATGCCATTGTAACAGTAATAAATTAACAGTTAAATGTTTTCTGCCACAGCAGCAAAGGAACAGAGGTTCTCTTGTGGGATTCATTTAAACTCTGTACGTGCATGTGTCTCTAAGTCCTGGTCACATCATGATCACTACAGCCAATTTATCGAACACCACAACATCATGTTGAATTATTCGGATCACAATGACCAGTGATTGTCTACTCCATGGGGATATTACTGATAAGCATAGCCAGCTTCATGCATGATGGTAATTTAAGCAGGCCTTGAAAGCATTCATTTCCACAAAATGTCATGCCTCAAACCCCATGACCCTGATCTTGAATCCTAATCATTTTTCTGAAAGCTCTGAGGGCTTTCAGCAAAATCACATAATTCTACACAATGCCCCTTGCTTCTCAGTACAGATGGACAATCCCTCCCTAGGACATGGTTTACAGATAAGGAACCATCATCTTAACGCCCACAGTTCAATTTAGACTAGACTTGTACATTCTCCTTGAGATTGGTGGATTATACCAGAAGACACTGCTGTAAAACAAAAAGGGACCATTAGCCATCATCCTATTTTCACTAACACGATCATACACACAGGACCTGCACTGTATATATTGATGTTTAGTGTAACATAAAAGAAGAAAGTTCTCATAGTTGAAGACATCATTCATACATCACGTCTCCATGAGTATCCTCCTTCCACTGTGTCAAACTGCACAGAAGCCACACCATAGAGTTCACATGCAGAGGCTCAACACTTGTTGAGACAGCCTTTCCACAAAGGGGCATCAAATATCGTCAAGAGGACACCATAGCGTTTCATAGCAGGGTGGGGGCATCCAGGTGTAGGCTAGGTTGAAGGGGAAACTGGGACGGAGTTGACACAGTGACTAGTCTGAGTCTGGTCTGAAAATGTGCCCAAGGCTGAATCAAACCTCACAGAGAACAACTGGAAAATCCACATGGATGCAGGGGTTCTCCAGCTTTATGGTTCCCTGTGGGGAGGATGAAAAGCGAACAAAATCACTTACCAAACAGAGACATTGTCTCCCCATTTCAATACAGGCTGTACATTTTCTCTAATTGTACACAGAAAAATACATTATGCTATTGCAGTCCTTATGGTTCTGGCTTCAGAAGGATTTGCGATATGGCTGTTACCTGAGGTATAAGGTTTTTCTGAATCCTCTTAAACTTAGCCCTTTTACGTCCATTCTTTGTCACAACTGTCTCTTCGTAGAACTCATGGGCCAAGTCACCATCTTCATCAAAGTATAGAGAGCTGCAGACAAAAGATACACGGTAATCATTATTTGCCATTTGTAACGTAGTGTAAAGTGTAAAGTTACAGGAACATTTGAATGTTTGATCATGCTCCTCTCCACTCATCTAATTATATTGTATTGTATGTGTAGATGTGAAGATGTAAAGATACCGTGTAtcttcgctctggataagagcgtctgctaaatgactaaatgtatgtgaCAAGATACATTATAACACTTAATTTAGTGTGTGAAATGCTTTAGAATTCATTCAACTTGGATGTGTTATGTGTCATTAATTGATACAGAACTACTGTACAACAGAATACAACATGTTGATCCATTACTTCTTTGAGTGCAATAAGTCTTGCTCTATTGCCTTCATAGAACTGCTTCCCAGTAAATAGTTATCTGGCTTGCATGTGCCTTGAGAGCATGCCTCAGCGGCTATATTTACCTTCGTCTAGTAAACACGAACGGAGTCGCATTTCGGAAACTTCGAAGTTTTGCCAATGACTGCTCATTTCCTTCTTTGGTTGGATCATCAACACTTCCTGAGCCAGCAAAAGGCCAATAACCTTTGTTTTTTGAGCCACTACCTCCCATCTTCAACTGTAGGACATTATTTACGTGGCCGTAGTGCCCCCAATGGTGATGTGATTCGCAGGTAGTCCTCTGAAAGAGCACTCCAGAGTACGCACACAGTTTTGAAGGCAAATTAGTCTAAAGAATAATGGGGCGAAAAAGAGCAGTtcgggtagagaggtagagagagacagagggagagatatgcGCCTGTCATCTTCAGCAATTAGTGTATTATTGCACTGTTATGTTCAAACACAGACATTGTTGGACAGTAGTTAGTCATTAGTTTAACCAGCTTAATGCTAGTAGTTAGGTAGACTGCTTATTCTACTAACTTTGTAGCAGCTAACGAGTATTAGCCACCTGATCTCACTTAGTAACTACGCGTAGCCTAGCCTTTCAACCACACAAATGGAGCCGTACTCGGCTCCTCGTTATTCGTTAGCCTGACAACAAGCTAGCTAGTTGTTGTCATACTATAGAACCCGGGGCTGTAGTCAGGATTaatttataaaataaaacaaatatatttaaaaGATACCCTAGTCTGACACCTTCAATTTTTCTAACGAAACACGAAATCAATGCTACGACAGTCAAGGCCACCACCACATGACCACCACGTCTTCTGCCCGGCAGCTAGCACTAGAACAAGCTGGCTACTTAACGTTTGAGCTAGAAGCTACAGAGCTAGTTTTAGCTGTCAAACAAACACTTGCCACTCACACTATTACAagctactagctagctacagtacgtGGCTTGTGTGGCAGGAATATTTGCTTCACAAACGTACCCCGTGTCACTTTTTCCAACTGAGTCTAGAGGCTCTGCCTTTCGGAGTTGTATCCTTAACGAGATGAACCGTCCACAGCTAAAACGAAATAAGCTTGGTTGGAATGGTAGGGTTTTTAGCTACTGCTGCAGACAGCTAGTTGCCTCTCCACTGTCAAGCTAGCTGGGTGTCCTGCTTCGCTtccgttcctgtgtgtgtcacttcCGGGGCAGCGTAGACCAGATGCTGCATTACTAGTATCATCGTACGACcgtagtttttgtgtgtgtctgtagcatCGACTTGTCTGTAGTCGTGCAGCAACGAGGTAAAGGAAGATGTGCGGAAGGACCGCATGCACCCTAGCGCCAGACGAAGTTTGCCGTGCCTCTCGCTACCGAGACCGAGCGGGGCAACGTCGACAACCGAGATGGAAGGAAGGGGATTCTGACAAATACCGACCCTCCTACAACAAAAGTCCTCAGTCCATGAGTCCCGTCTTGCTATCCCTGAGACATTTTGATAAGGTATGAGGTTATCCAGATCAACCAATTCCATCCCACCCTGTTAGAAAATCTGCTACAATTCAcaattacaatttttttttctaaagAATTCCCCAGTTGACGAGTGTGTGCTGGCAGCAATGCGTTGGGGCCTGGTTCCCTCCTGGTTCAAAGAAAGTGACCCAAGAAAGATGCAATACAATACCAACAACTGCCGCAGTGATACATTGCTAGAGAAGAAGTCGTACAAGGTGCTGAGTGAGTCATACGTTACCTAGTTGTTAGAATATCCCACTGATAATGTTCCACAGTGTGTTTTCACTGTAGACAactttggttttgtgtttgtaAGCCAATGTTTGTTTTCCCAGGATCCCCTGTTGAAAGGGCAGCGGTGTGTCATTCTGGCCGATGGCTTTTATGaatggaggagacaggagaaagaCAAGCAGCCGTTCTTTATAtattttccacaggtacacaagGAGGAGACGCAGGAGAAAACCGAGGAGCAGGAGGCCCTTCAAAAGGAGAATACACTGTGCTCTCTAGAGGTACGTTCTCTTGCGCAAAAAAAAGGTCTGCTCAATCTTCACCTGCTCCATTAACAATAGTAACACTGATAATGGGAGTgataaggggagtcaggtggctgagcggttagggaatcgggctagtaatcagaaggttgctgattcgattcccggccgtgccaaatgacgttgtgtccttgggcaaggcacttcaccctacttgcctcggggtaatgtcc containing:
- the tusc2b gene encoding tumor suppressor 2, mitochondrial calcium regulator b; amino-acid sequence: MGGSGSKNKGYWPFAGSGSVDDPTKEGNEQSLAKLRSFRNATPFVFTRRSSLYFDEDGDLAHEFYEETVVTKNGRKRAKFKRIQKNLIPQGTIKLENPCIHVDFPVVLCEV